Proteins encoded by one window of Winogradskyella sp. PG-2:
- the purH gene encoding bifunctional phosphoribosylaminoimidazolecarboxamide formyltransferase/IMP cyclohydrolase, producing the protein MSNKTMSSALISVFSKDGLAPIVKKLNDLNVTIYSTGGTEKFITDLGIEVVPIEDVTSYPSILGGRVKTLHPKVFGGILNRQNHDGDIAELAEFQIPQIDLIIVDLYPFEKTVASGASNQDIIEKIDIGGISLIRAAAKNYSDVTCVSSVEDYSDFLELLETKNGETTEADRKDFAARAFNVSSHYDSAIFNYFNKNNEIASLKISETNGKVLRYGENPHQKGFFFGNFDDIFTKLHGKELSYNNLLDVDAAVNLMLEFKNDTPTFAVLKHNNACGLAQRDTIKQAYIDALAGDPVSAFGGVLISNTEIDVATAEEIHKLFCEVVIAPSFSAEALETLKGKKNRILLILKDIEMPQTNVRSCLNGVLVQDRNSITDNLEGLKPVTNKTASSEELDDLIFASKICKHTKSNTIVLAKNKQLCASGTGQTSRVDALNQAIHKAKSFNFELEGAVMASDAFFPFPDCVEIADNAGITAVIQPGGSIKDELNINYCNDNDVAMVFTGTRHFKH; encoded by the coding sequence ATGAGCAACAAAACCATGTCATCAGCACTAATTTCTGTTTTTAGTAAAGATGGATTAGCACCAATTGTAAAAAAATTAAACGACCTTAATGTCACTATATATTCCACAGGAGGAACAGAAAAATTTATAACAGACTTAGGAATCGAAGTGGTACCAATTGAAGATGTGACATCTTACCCTTCAATTCTAGGAGGGCGTGTAAAAACTTTACACCCAAAAGTTTTTGGTGGTATTTTGAATCGTCAAAATCATGATGGTGATATTGCTGAACTTGCAGAATTTCAAATTCCTCAGATCGATTTGATTATTGTAGATCTCTATCCTTTTGAAAAGACTGTTGCTTCTGGTGCAAGTAATCAAGATATCATCGAAAAAATTGATATTGGAGGTATTTCGCTAATTAGAGCCGCAGCTAAAAATTATTCAGATGTTACTTGTGTTTCTTCTGTTGAGGATTATTCAGACTTTTTAGAGTTACTCGAAACTAAAAATGGTGAAACTACTGAAGCTGACAGAAAAGATTTTGCTGCAAGAGCATTTAATGTGTCTTCGCATTATGATTCAGCAATTTTTAACTATTTCAACAAAAATAATGAAATTGCTTCATTAAAGATTTCTGAAACTAATGGTAAAGTTTTGCGTTATGGTGAAAACCCTCATCAAAAAGGGTTTTTCTTCGGAAACTTTGATGATATATTTACAAAATTACATGGTAAAGAGCTAAGCTACAATAACCTTTTAGATGTTGACGCTGCTGTAAACTTAATGTTAGAATTTAAAAACGACACTCCAACATTTGCCGTTTTAAAACATAACAACGCATGTGGACTTGCACAACGAGATACTATAAAGCAAGCATATATTGACGCATTAGCAGGAGATCCTGTTTCAGCTTTTGGAGGTGTTTTGATTAGTAATACTGAAATTGATGTTGCTACTGCCGAAGAGATTCATAAATTATTCTGTGAAGTTGTGATCGCACCTTCTTTTTCTGCTGAAGCTTTAGAAACCTTAAAAGGAAAGAAAAATAGAATCCTATTGATTTTAAAAGATATTGAAATGCCACAAACTAACGTAAGAAGTTGTTTAAACGGTGTTTTGGTTCAAGATAGAAATTCTATTACTGACAATCTTGAAGGTTTAAAACCTGTAACTAATAAAACTGCTAGTTCAGAAGAGTTAGATGATTTAATTTTTGCTTCAAAAATTTGTAAGCATACAAAATCTAACACTATTGTTTTGGCTAAAAACAAACAATTATGTGCAAGTGGCACAGGACAAACTAGTCGTGTTGATGCATTAAACCAAGCAATACATAAAGCAAAATCTTTTAATTTTGAATTAGAAGGAGCGGTTATGGCTAGTGATGCATTTTTCCCTTTTCCAGATTGTGTAGAGATTGCAGATAATGCTGGAATTACAGCTGTCATTCAACCAGGTGGTTCTATTAAAGATGAATTAAACATTAATTATTGTAATGACAATGATGTTGCTATGGTGTTTACAGGAACACGTCATTTTAAACATTAA
- a CDS encoding ABC transporter permease, whose translation MLVYLRVFKESFSFALNALRNNKLRTFLSLLGVTVGIFSIIAVLAAVDSLDKNIKDNLSGLDKNTIYLTKFSFGPSDVPRWKRDNFPQTDYDDYEFVRRNIPNIEESAYVIFGGAETIRYEAETISNVNITPISHGIYVIDDLKVEKGRFYSELESDTGSPVIVIGSELAENLFAKQNPIGKIVRVYGRKLSVIGVLKKYGSGIGDSPDGKGFVPANFVRQFRNGGVNGLPGAIVIKPEKGVDMGAFESVLKQKFRAYRGLKADEDDDFFVNKLAGLVSFVDAIISVLNTIGWVISGFSLLVGGFGIANIMFVSVKERTNLIGIQKSLGAKNRFILFQFLFEAVLLAVVGGLVGLFLVWIIAMIMNGVVEDFEFVLSFGNMFLGFCLSTFIGLISGVIPAISASRLDPVEAIRTGM comes from the coding sequence ATGTTAGTCTATTTAAGGGTATTTAAAGAGAGCTTTTCATTTGCATTAAATGCTCTTAGAAATAACAAATTGAGGACCTTTTTATCGCTATTAGGGGTTACCGTTGGTATCTTCTCAATTATTGCAGTTTTAGCTGCAGTTGATTCTCTAGACAAGAATATTAAAGATAATTTATCTGGCTTAGATAAAAATACAATATACCTAACCAAGTTTTCGTTCGGGCCTTCAGATGTACCGCGATGGAAACGTGATAATTTTCCTCAAACTGATTATGATGATTATGAGTTTGTGAGGAGAAATATTCCAAATATAGAAGAATCTGCTTACGTGATTTTTGGAGGTGCTGAAACTATAAGATATGAAGCAGAGACAATTAGTAATGTCAATATAACACCCATATCACATGGTATATATGTCATTGATGATTTAAAAGTTGAAAAAGGCCGATTTTATTCAGAATTAGAATCAGATACAGGTTCACCTGTTATTGTTATTGGTTCAGAACTGGCCGAGAACTTATTTGCGAAACAAAATCCAATTGGTAAAATAGTAAGAGTTTATGGTAGAAAACTTAGTGTTATTGGAGTGTTGAAAAAATATGGTTCAGGTATAGGAGATTCGCCCGATGGAAAAGGGTTTGTGCCAGCAAACTTTGTGAGACAGTTTAGAAATGGTGGCGTAAATGGATTACCTGGAGCTATAGTTATAAAACCTGAAAAAGGAGTCGATATGGGTGCTTTTGAAAGTGTTTTAAAGCAAAAGTTTAGGGCATACAGAGGTTTAAAAGCAGATGAGGATGATGATTTCTTTGTAAATAAATTAGCAGGACTAGTTTCTTTTGTAGATGCGATTATATCTGTTTTAAATACGATTGGTTGGGTGATAAGTGGATTTTCTCTTCTTGTTGGAGGTTTTGGTATTGCTAACATTATGTTTGTTAGTGTTAAAGAGCGGACAAACCTTATTGGTATTCAAAAATCATTAGGTGCTAAAAATAGATTCATCTTGTTTCAATTTTTATTTGAAGCAGTTCTTCTTGCTGTTGTAGGTGGTTTAGTAGGTTTATTTTTAGTTTGGATTATTGCAATGATTATGAATGGTGTAGTAGAAGATTTCGAATTTGTATTGTCTTTTGGTAATATGTTTTTAGGGTTCTGTTTATCTACATTTATAGGATTAATTTCGGGTGTAATTCCTGCGATTTCAGCTTCAAGGTTAGATCCAGTTGAGGCCATAAGAACAGGAATGTAA
- a CDS encoding ABC transporter permease produces the protein MLLYVRLLRESFSFALNALRNNKLRTFLSLLGVTVGIFSIIAVLAAVDSLDKTITSQLSSLDSNTMYLANMSFGPTDVPRWKRETFDEITYNEFRILKSSLENADHVAFQIFVRRENIRYESELVSSVNTVVVSSEFTDIQVLEFEKGRFYNESESNSGRAVVVIGSEIAKSLFGDFDPIGKKVRLYGQKFTVIGVVKKEGSGLFGDSNDVSIFLPANFFRNKYGQNNPNFKNIVIIKPQKGADIEGLKSEVIQMMRGRRGLKPDEINTFFISVISGLQDAIDSIISSMNVIGWIISGFSLLVGGFGIANIMFVSVKERTNLIGIQKSLGAKNKFILFQFLFEAVILAIVGGVVGLFLVWIGTTIGSGMTEDFEFVLSIQNMALGLFISSIIGLVSGVIPALTASRLDPVEAIRTGI, from the coding sequence ATGCTATTATACGTTCGCTTACTCAGAGAAAGTTTTTCATTTGCTTTAAATGCACTTCGAAATAATAAACTCAGAACATTTTTATCATTACTTGGTGTAACCGTTGGTATATTTTCAATTATCGCAGTTTTAGCGGCTGTAGATTCTTTAGATAAAACGATTACATCTCAGCTAAGTTCTTTAGATAGTAATACGATGTATTTAGCTAATATGTCTTTTGGACCAACTGATGTTCCACGCTGGAAACGAGAAACTTTTGATGAAATCACTTATAACGAATTCAGGATTTTAAAATCTTCATTAGAAAATGCTGACCATGTTGCGTTCCAAATTTTTGTGCGTCGAGAGAATATAAGATATGAGTCAGAATTGGTTAGTAGTGTAAATACAGTTGTAGTTTCTAGTGAATTTACAGATATTCAGGTTTTAGAATTTGAAAAAGGACGTTTCTATAATGAGTCGGAATCAAATTCTGGAAGAGCGGTTGTTGTTATTGGTTCTGAAATAGCAAAATCTTTATTTGGTGATTTTGACCCTATTGGTAAAAAGGTGCGACTTTATGGTCAAAAATTCACGGTCATAGGTGTTGTTAAAAAAGAGGGTTCAGGTTTATTTGGAGATAGTAATGATGTTTCCATATTTCTACCAGCGAATTTTTTTAGAAATAAATATGGACAGAACAATCCTAACTTTAAAAATATTGTCATTATTAAACCACAGAAAGGGGCAGATATTGAAGGGTTGAAGTCTGAAGTTATTCAAATGATGAGAGGGAGACGAGGCTTAAAGCCCGATGAAATTAATACGTTTTTTATTAGTGTTATCTCTGGACTACAAGATGCCATTGATAGCATCATTAGTAGTATGAATGTAATCGGTTGGATTATAAGTGGCTTTTCGCTTTTGGTTGGTGGTTTTGGTATTGCTAACATTATGTTTGTAAGTGTAAAAGAGCGAACTAATCTTATAGGAATTCAAAAATCTTTAGGTGCTAAGAATAAGTTTATCTTATTTCAATTTTTGTTCGAAGCAGTTATTTTAGCTATAGTTGGTGGTGTTGTAGGCTTATTTTTAGTTTGGATTGGAACAACTATTGGTAGCGGAATGACTGAAGATTTTGAATTTGTATTGTCAATACAAAATATGGCCTTAGGTCTTTTTATTTCTTCAATTATTGGCCTTGTTTCAGGAGTAATTCCCGCGCTTACTGCATCTCGCTTAGATCCAGTGGAAGCTATTAGAACAGGTATTTAG
- a CDS encoding GAF domain-containing protein, producing MTLDILKPKIKTIVTQDILSLDERLLKICELLEANVAYYNWVGFYFKNGDKNELKLGPYVGEPTDHTIIPFGKGICGQVAISNENFVVPDVAAQDNYIACSITVKAEIVIPIFVNGENIGQIDIDSNTPDPFTEADERFLEFVCKEVAQLIQ from the coding sequence ATGACTTTAGATATATTAAAACCCAAAATAAAAACAATCGTTACACAAGACATTCTTAGTTTGGATGAACGTTTGTTAAAAATCTGCGAATTACTTGAAGCAAATGTAGCCTATTACAATTGGGTAGGATTCTACTTTAAAAATGGAGATAAAAACGAATTAAAACTAGGCCCTTATGTTGGCGAACCGACAGATCATACTATTATTCCTTTTGGTAAAGGTATTTGTGGTCAAGTTGCAATAAGTAATGAGAATTTTGTGGTTCCAGATGTTGCTGCTCAAGACAATTACATTGCGTGCAGTATTACTGTGAAGGCAGAAATTGTCATTCCTATTTTTGTAAATGGCGAAAATATTGGTCAAATAGATATTGATTCTAATACGCCAGATCCATTTACAGAAGCAGATGAACGTTTCTTAGAGTTTGTATGTAAAGAAGTTGCACAACTTATTCAATAA
- the xrtF gene encoding exosortase family protein XrtF gives MKTLLVKYKLVIRFIITFLSVYAVLTIGYYLYLSLSDGSKFYPDYFTNLVARQTNTLLNGVGYDANVIPHAIESSMKIIINGKFVARVIEGCNAISVIILFLSFIIAFAGKFKSTLFYCFAGSIIIYAFNLIRILILSVGLYHYPWRREILHTVIFPMLIYGTVFLLWMVWVNRFSKNKNISE, from the coding sequence TTGAAAACACTTTTGGTTAAATACAAACTAGTAATTCGTTTTATAATAACGTTCTTGTCTGTATATGCTGTATTAACAATAGGGTACTATTTGTATTTGAGTTTGTCTGATGGTTCTAAATTCTATCCAGATTATTTTACCAATTTAGTAGCAAGACAAACCAATACCTTACTGAATGGAGTGGGTTATGATGCGAATGTTATTCCGCATGCAATAGAATCTTCAATGAAAATTATTATTAATGGAAAGTTTGTAGCGCGTGTTATTGAAGGCTGTAATGCTATCAGTGTCATTATTTTGTTTTTGTCTTTTATTATAGCTTTTGCAGGTAAATTTAAATCCACATTATTTTATTGCTTTGCTGGTAGTATTATTATTTATGCTTTTAATTTAATTAGAATATTAATATTGTCTGTAGGCTTATATCATTACCCATGGAGAAGAGAAATTTTGCATACTGTTATTTTTCCAATGCTTATCTATGGAACTGTTTTTTTACTTTGGATGGTTTGGGTTAATCGATTCTCTAAAAACAAAAACATAAGTGAATAA
- a CDS encoding exosortase F system-associated membrane protein codes for MNKALKYILLLVLFLGLVSIRAFEDVLFYDPYLTFFENDYLYMDSPRREIAKLVFYTSLRFFLNTLLSLGVLFVIFSDKSIIRFSIVVFSIAYILLMILFLYFVINPKQEDYYLFFNIRRFLIQPIGLILLLPAFYYYELNR; via the coding sequence GTGAATAAGGCTTTAAAATACATATTACTATTAGTATTATTTTTGGGACTTGTATCTATAAGAGCTTTTGAAGATGTTTTGTTTTATGATCCATATCTTACTTTTTTCGAAAATGATTATTTGTATATGGATAGCCCAAGGCGTGAAATTGCTAAATTGGTTTTTTATACTAGCTTAAGATTTTTCTTAAATACACTTTTGTCTTTAGGAGTATTATTTGTGATATTTAGTGATAAGAGTATAATTAGATTTTCAATTGTAGTATTCAGTATTGCTTATATATTATTAATGATTCTATTCTTATATTTTGTTATAAATCCTAAGCAAGAGGATTACTACTTATTTTTTAATATTAGACGCTTTTTAATTCAACCCATCGGATTAATTTTGTTATTACCAGCCTTTTATTATTATGAGCTTAATCGTTAA
- a CDS encoding HYC_CC_PP family protein: MKLHTTHRIVSFGLAFLVLLSTLSFTVEKHYCGDNLVDTAVFSEAKKCGGMDAENTSYVKKPCCKDTIDIVEGQDELNSIDFEDLDQIEKLTLTAYIFIYSNFLESLPKLIIPHKDYSPPNLTKDIQVLDETYLI, from the coding sequence GTGAAGTTGCATACAACACATAGAATAGTATCATTTGGATTAGCATTTTTGGTGCTGCTCTCTACACTATCTTTTACTGTAGAGAAGCATTATTGTGGTGATAATTTGGTAGATACAGCAGTTTTTTCGGAAGCAAAAAAATGTGGTGGCATGGATGCAGAAAATACATCCTATGTAAAGAAGCCTTGTTGTAAGGACACTATAGATATTGTTGAAGGCCAAGATGAATTAAATTCTATAGATTTCGAAGATTTAGATCAAATCGAAAAGCTGACCTTAACAGCATATATTTTTATCTATTCTAATTTTTTAGAAAGCTTGCCGAAGCTTATTATTCCTCATAAGGATTATTCACCTCCCAATCTCACCAAGGACATTCAGGTCTTAGATGAGACTTATTTAATTTGA
- a CDS encoding TonB-dependent receptor, translating into MKIYILIILTFLSIDVFAQEQLKGIVLETSSSKELPLQGANVYWLNSTIGVITNEDGTFSLPYKFSYNKLVISYVGFKTDTITVTESKFIKHVLKASDELDAVTVTSRKQATSKSYLKATNTLFVSSDELLKAACCNLSESFETNPSIDVNFADAVSGTKQIKMLGLNSPYILITTENIPAIRGASQAYGLTFIPGTWVESIQITKGSGSVVNGFESIAGQINAELVKPSTDNKLFVNAYAGVNGRLELNTHINQKVSDKWSTGLYLHGNLRNQKFDRNNDTFLDIPLKEQINVMNRWQYINGEKGIVSFINLRYLNDNTQSGQMDFNPDLDKGSTNLWGSEINTERFEVTTKLGYVNPEIPYQSLGFQTAFSHHKQISYFGLNLYDIKHNSFYSNLVYNSIITDSRHNIKTGLSFTYDHYDELVNTDIYERTENSVGGFFEYAYDDLDKLTMTAGVRLDQHNRLGFFITPRLHLRYTLWGKSALRASVGRGKRSANIFAENQNLFSSSRQINISNSGGKIYGLDPEIAWNYGVSYLQGFNLFERKADVTFDFYRTEFQNQVIVDWENPFEVNFYNLDGESYANSFQLEFNYNLFDGFDIRTAYKYYNIKTDYNSGQLEKPLIPKNRVFANASYETSIKENESQWKFDATYNWLDSQRFPNTDLSSVQLRLPEYSPTVGTLNLQITKVFSSKFEVYLGGENVTNVRQPSPIVSADNPFGSNFDTNFVYGPIFGNMYYAGLRYRVK; encoded by the coding sequence ATGAAAATATATATATTAATAATTCTGACTTTCCTGTCAATAGACGTGTTTGCCCAAGAACAGCTTAAAGGGATTGTTTTAGAAACTAGCAGTTCTAAAGAATTGCCTTTGCAAGGAGCCAATGTATATTGGTTGAATTCCACAATTGGTGTTATCACTAATGAAGATGGAACATTTTCCTTACCCTATAAATTCTCTTATAATAAACTAGTTATTAGCTACGTTGGTTTTAAAACGGATACGATTACAGTTACAGAAAGTAAATTTATAAAACATGTGTTAAAAGCTTCTGATGAGTTAGATGCAGTAACAGTAACATCAAGAAAACAAGCGACTTCAAAATCGTATTTAAAAGCGACGAACACGCTTTTTGTGAGCAGTGATGAATTATTAAAAGCAGCTTGTTGTAACCTCTCTGAAAGTTTTGAAACCAATCCTTCAATTGATGTTAATTTTGCCGATGCAGTTTCTGGTACAAAACAGATTAAAATGTTAGGTCTAAATTCTCCTTACATTCTAATTACAACTGAAAATATTCCAGCAATTCGTGGAGCATCTCAAGCTTATGGTTTAACTTTTATTCCTGGTACTTGGGTAGAAAGTATTCAAATTACAAAAGGAAGTGGAAGCGTGGTTAACGGTTTTGAAAGTATAGCAGGTCAGATTAACGCTGAGCTTGTAAAACCTTCAACTGATAACAAGTTATTTGTTAATGCTTATGCAGGTGTTAATGGTAGGCTAGAATTAAATACTCACATTAACCAAAAAGTTTCAGATAAGTGGAGTACAGGCTTATATCTACATGGTAATTTACGAAATCAAAAATTTGATAGAAATAATGACACATTTTTAGATATACCGTTGAAAGAACAAATCAATGTAATGAATCGTTGGCAATATATCAATGGAGAAAAAGGCATTGTTAGCTTTATCAATTTAAGGTACTTAAATGATAATACGCAATCAGGACAAATGGATTTTAATCCAGATTTAGATAAGGGTTCAACTAATCTTTGGGGAAGTGAAATCAATACAGAACGTTTTGAAGTGACTACGAAATTAGGTTATGTAAACCCTGAAATACCTTATCAAAGTTTAGGGTTTCAAACGGCTTTTAGTCACCATAAACAAATATCTTATTTTGGGTTAAACCTATATGATATTAAACATAACAGTTTCTATTCTAATTTGGTATACAATAGTATCATTACAGATTCGCGTCATAACATAAAAACAGGTTTAAGTTTTACTTATGATCACTACGATGAACTTGTAAATACAGATATATACGAACGCACAGAAAACTCAGTTGGTGGTTTTTTTGAGTATGCATATGATGATTTAGACAAACTGACTATGACAGCAGGTGTAAGATTAGATCAGCATAATAGACTTGGCTTTTTTATAACGCCACGTTTACACCTTAGATATACTCTATGGGGAAAATCGGCATTGAGAGCTTCTGTTGGTAGAGGAAAACGAAGTGCTAATATTTTTGCTGAAAACCAAAATTTGTTTTCGAGCTCTCGACAGATTAATATCTCAAATTCTGGAGGGAAAATCTATGGTTTAGACCCAGAAATTGCATGGAATTATGGAGTGAGTTATTTACAAGGGTTTAATTTATTTGAGCGAAAAGCCGACGTTACTTTTGATTTTTATCGTACCGAATTTCAGAATCAAGTTATTGTAGATTGGGAAAATCCTTTTGAAGTAAATTTTTATAATCTTGATGGTGAAAGTTATGCGAATAGTTTTCAGTTAGAATTTAATTATAATCTATTTGATGGTTTTGATATTAGAACCGCGTACAAGTATTACAATATAAAAACAGATTATAATTCTGGTCAGTTAGAAAAGCCTTTAATACCGAAAAATCGAGTATTTGCAAATGCGTCTTATGAAACATCTATAAAGGAAAATGAATCTCAATGGAAGTTTGATGCTACTTATAATTGGTTAGATTCACAGCGTTTTCCTAATACAGATTTAAGTTCTGTTCAATTACGATTACCTGAGTACTCTCCAACTGTTGGGACGTTAAATCTGCAAATAACTAAAGTCTTTTCTTCAAAATTTGAAGTATATTTAGGTGGTGAAAACGTGACAAATGTACGTCAACCAAGTCCAATTGTAAGTGCTGATAATCCTTTTGGATCAAATTTTGATACTAACTTTGTATATGGCCCAATTTTTGGAAATATGTATTATGCAGGATTGCGATATAGAGTTAAATAA
- a CDS encoding heavy-metal-associated domain-containing protein produces MKKVILIVALLVTSITFAQNKNAKASIEVDGVCGMCKDRIEKVAIRTKGVKSAVWNIDTHELKLIYDERKTSLTTISKNLASVGHDTKEIKATEEQYQSVNPCCKYRDEDVKKDHKNEKGNGR; encoded by the coding sequence ATGAAAAAAGTAATTTTAATAGTTGCATTATTAGTAACCTCAATAACCTTTGCTCAGAACAAGAACGCAAAAGCTTCAATAGAAGTGGATGGTGTTTGTGGCATGTGCAAGGATCGAATAGAAAAAGTAGCGATAAGAACTAAAGGAGTGAAATCTGCAGTATGGAATATTGATACTCACGAGTTAAAACTTATTTACGATGAGCGTAAAACTAGTTTAACTACAATTTCTAAGAATCTAGCTTCAGTGGGACATGATACTAAAGAAATAAAAGCAACAGAAGAACAGTATCAATCTGTTAATCCATGTTGTAAATACCGTGATGAAGATGTGAAGAAAGATCACAAAAATGAGAAAGGAAACGGAAGATAA
- a CDS encoding DUF6090 family protein has product MKKKLTYALGEILIVIIGISLAFGMNEWGEDRASKTQKEQYIHNLKLDIKDDKVQLAANLTKINSKIEQAEDVISVLGKDVPNKNVRLRGVYAVANLTNFTPKDYTHQTLVNSGDLKLMNDFELKTTILKHYSDYKTILKAYERQEIINRDYLGNYFIHHTDYDLISEGKSPFKDEKLLKNIMQSARGSLNIKRDATIQGIKSCDSILKVLD; this is encoded by the coding sequence ATGAAAAAGAAACTCACCTACGCTTTAGGTGAAATACTTATTGTAATTATTGGTATATCATTAGCCTTTGGGATGAATGAATGGGGAGAAGATAGAGCTAGTAAAACTCAAAAGGAACAATACATTCATAATCTTAAGCTAGATATTAAAGATGACAAAGTACAATTAGCAGCTAATCTCACAAAAATAAATTCTAAAATAGAACAAGCTGAGGATGTCATTTCAGTTTTAGGTAAAGATGTGCCAAATAAAAACGTACGATTAAGAGGTGTTTATGCTGTTGCCAACCTCACCAACTTCACACCAAAAGATTACACACATCAAACTCTCGTAAATTCTGGTGATTTAAAATTAATGAATGACTTTGAACTTAAAACTACCATTCTAAAGCATTACTCAGATTATAAAACTATTCTCAAAGCCTATGAAAGGCAAGAAATAATAAACAGAGATTATTTAGGAAATTACTTTATACATCATACAGATTACGATTTAATATCTGAAGGTAAATCCCCATTTAAAGATGAAAAATTACTGAAAAATATTATGCAAAGTGCTCGTGGTTCTTTAAATATAAAACGTGATGCGACAATACAAGGTATTAAGAGTTGTGATAGTATTTTGAAGGTATTAGATTAA